A portion of the Mus pahari chromosome 17, PAHARI_EIJ_v1.1, whole genome shotgun sequence genome contains these proteins:
- the LOC110334675 gene encoding cytochrome P450 2D9, with amino-acid sequence MELLTGTGLWPLAIFTIIFILLVDLMHRRQRWISRYPPGPVPWPLLGNLLQVDLDNMPYSLYKLQNRYGDVFSLQMVWKPMVVINGMKAMKEVLLTCGEDTADRPLMPIFEYLGLKPGSQGVVLASYGPEWREQRRFSVSTLRNFGLGKKSLEEWVIKEAGHLCDAFTAQAGQAISPSTMLNKAMCNVIASLIFARRFEYEDPYLIRMLKLLENSLTEISGFIPEVLNAFPILLRIPRLADKVFQGQKSFMAIVDNLLTENRTTWDPDQAPRNLTDAFLAEVEKAKGNPESSFNDENLSKVVGDLFTAGMVTTSITLNWALLLMILHPDVQRRVQQEIDEVIGQVRRPEMADQAHMPYTNAVIHEVQRFGDIAPLILPRITSHDIEVQDFFIPKGTILLPNLSSVLKDETVWEKPLRFHPEHFLDAQGHFVKPEAFIAFSAGRRSCLGEPLARMELFLFFTCLLQRFSFSVPDGQPQPSNHRVFAVPVSPSPYQLCAVMREQRH; translated from the exons ATGGAGCTGCTGACTGGGACTGGCCTGTGGCCTTTGGCCATATTCACAATCATCTTCATATTACTGGTGGACCTGATGCACCGGCGCCAGCGCTGGATTTCACGATACCCACCGGGCCCTGTGCCATGGCCTCTGCTGGGTAACCTGCTGCAGGTGGACCTAGATAACATGCCATACAGCTTGTACAAG CTTCAAAACCGCTATGGTGACGTGTTTAGCCTACAGATGGTCTGGAAGCCTATGGTTGTGATCAACGGAATGAAGGCAATGAAGGAAGTGCTGTTAACCTGTGGAGAGGACACTGCTGACCGCCCTCTAATGCCCATCTTTGAGTACCTGGGTTTGAAGCCTGGATCCCAAG GTGTGGTGCTTGCATCCTATGGACCTGAGTGGCGAGAGCAGAGGCGATTCTCTGTGTCTACCCTGCGCAATTTTGGCCTGGGCAAGAAATCTCTGGAAGAGTGGGTGATCAAGGAGGCTGGCCACCTTTGTGATGCCTTCACCGCCCAGGCTG GGCAGGCAATCAGTCCCAGCACCATGCTGAACAAAGCCATGTGCAATGTGATTGCATCTCTCATTTTTGCCCGTCGCTTTGAATATGAAGACCCTTACCTCATCAGGATGCTGAAATTACTGGAAAATAGTTTGACAGAAATCTCTGGTTTCATTCCTGAG GTTCTTAACGCGTTCCCGATACTCCTGCGCATCCCAAGGCTGGCAGACAAGGTCTTCCAAGGTCAGAAGTCCTTCATGGCCATAGTGGATAACCTTTTGACTGAGAACAGGACAACCTGGGACCCTGACCAGGCACCACGAAATTTGACTGACGCCTTCCTGGCTGAGGTGGAGAAG GCCAAGGGGAATCCTGAGAGCAGCTTCAATGATGAGAACCTGAGCAAGGTGGTGGGTGACCTGTTTACTGCAGGGATGGTGACCACCTCAATCACACTGAACTGGGCCCTGCTGCTCATGATCCTGCATCCGGATGTGCAGC GCAGAGTCCAACAAGAAATCGATGAGGTTATAGGACAGGTGAGGCGTCCAGAGATGGCAGACCAGGCCCACATGCCCTACACCAATGCTGTCATTCATGAGGTGCAGCGCTTTGGGGACATTGCTCCACTGATTTTGCCACGTATCACAAGTCATGACATTGAAGTCCAGGACTTCTTCATCCCCAAG GGGACGATCCTCCTCCCCAACCTGTCCTCCGTGCTAAAGGATGAGACTGTCTGGGAGAAGCCCCTCCGCTTCCATCCTGAACACTTCCTGGATGCCCAGGGCCACTTTGTGAAGCCTGAGGCCTTTATAGCATTCTCAGCAG GGCGCAGATCATGCCTGGGGGAGCCCCTGGCCCGCATGgagctcttcctcttcttcacctgcCTCCTGCAGCGCTTTAGCTTCTCAGTGCCCGATGGACAGCCCCAGCCCAGCAACCATAGAGTCTTTGCTGTtcctgtttccccctccccctaccagCTCTGTGCTGTGATGCGTGAGCAAAGACACTAA
- the LOC110334795 gene encoding cytochrome P450 2D3 isoform X1 — protein sequence MELLTGTGLWPVAIFTVIFILLVDLMHRRQRWTSRYPPGPVPWPVLGNLLQVDLDNMPYSLYKLQNRYGDVFSLQMAWKPVVVISGLKAVREVLVTCGEDTADRPEMPILQHRGYGQKAKGVVLAPYGPEWREQRRFSVSTLRNFGLGKKSLEQWVTEEAGHLCNAFTAQAGSPLDPYTLLNKAVCNVIASLIYARRFEYGDPDFIKVLKVLKENMGENTGLFPEVLNTFPILLHIPGLADKVFPGQKTFFTMVNKLVTEHKRTWDPDQPPRDLTDAFLAEMEKAKGNPESSFNEANLHLVVLDLFGAGIVTSSITLTWALLLMILHPDVQCRVQQEIDEVIGQVRPPEMADLARMPYTNAVIHEVQRFADIVPMNLPHKTSRDIEVQGFLIPKGTTLIPNLSSVLKDETVWEKPLRFHPEHFLDAQGHFVKPEAFMPFSAGRRACLGEPLARMELFLFFTCLLQRFSFSVPAGQPQPSDYGVFSFLVSPSPYQLCAFTR from the exons ATGGAGCTGCTGACTGGGACtggcctgtggcctgtggccATATTCACAGTCATCTTCATATTACTGGTGGACCTGATGCACCGGCGCCAGCGCTGGACTTCTCGCTACCCACCAGGCCCTGTGCCATGGCCTGTGTTGGGTAACCTGCTGCAGGTAGACCTGGATAACATGCCATACAGCTTGTACAAG CTTCAAAACCGCTATGGTGACGTGTTCAGTCTTCAGATGGCCTGGAAGCCCGTGGTCGTGATCAGCGGACTGAAGGCTGTTCGGGAAGTGCTGGTGACCTGTGGAGAGGACACAGCTGACCGCCCTGAAATGCCCATCCTTCAACACCGAGGCTATGGGCAAAAAGCTAAAG GTGTGGTCCTTGCACCTTACGGACCTGAATGGCGAGAGCAGAGGCGATTCTCTGTGTCGACCCTGCGCAACTTCGGACTGGGCAAGAAATCGCTGGAGCAGTGGGTGACAGAGGAGGCTGGCCACCTCTGTAATGCTTTCACCGCCCAGGCTG GGAGTCCCCTCGATCCTTACACACTCCTGAACAAAGCTGTGTGCAATGTGATTGCGTCTCTCATTTATGCCCGTCGCTTTGAGTATGGAGACCCTGACTTCATCAAGGTGTTAAAAGTATTGAAAGAAAACATGGGAGAGAATACTGGCTTGTTTCCAGAG GTTCTGAACACATTCCCAATTCTCCTGCACATCCCAGGGTTGGCTGACAAAGTCTTCCCTGGGCAAAAGACATTTTTCACCATGGTGAATAAGCTGGTGACTGAGCACAAGAGGACCTGGGACCCTGACCAGCCACCTCGTGACCTGACTGATGCCTTTCTGGCTGAAATGGAGAAA GCAAAGGGGAACCCTGAGAGTAGCTTCAATGAAGCAAATCTACATCTGGTTGTCCTTGACCTGTTTGGTGCTGGGATTGTGACGAGTTCAATCACTCTGACCTGGGCCCTGCTGCTCATGATTCTGCATCCAGATGTGCAGT GCCGAGTACAACAGGAAATCGACGAGGTCATAGGGCAGGTGCGGCCACCAGAGATGGCAGACTTGGCCCGCATGCCCTACACCAATGCTGTCATTCATGAGGTGCAACGCTTTGCAGACATTGTCCCAATGAACTTGCCACATAAGACTTCTCGTGATATTGAAGTACAGGGTTTTCTTATCCCTAAG GGGACGACCCTCATCCCCAACCTGTCCTCCGTGCTGAAGGATGAGACTGTCTGGGAGAAGCCCCTCCGCTTCCATCCTGAACACTTCCTGGATGCCCAGGGCCACTTTGTGAAACCTGAGGCCTTCATGCCATTCTCAGCAG GCCGAAGAGCATGCCTGGGGGAGCCCCTGGCCCGCATGgagctcttcctcttcttcacctgcCTCCTGCAGCGCTTTAGCTTCTCAGTGCCCGCTGGACAGCCCCAGCCCAGTGACTATGGcgtcttttcatttctggttaGCCCCTCCCCCTACCAGCTCTGTGCATTCACACGTTAG
- the LOC110334795 gene encoding cytochrome P450 2D10 isoform X3: protein MELLTGTGLWPVAIFTVIFILLVDLMHRRQRWTSRYPPGPVPWPVLGNLLQVDLDNMPYSLYKLQNRYGDVFSLQMAWKPVVVISGLKAVREVLVTCGEDTADRPEMPILQHRGYGQKAKGVVLAPYGPEWREQRRFSVSTLRNFGLGKKSLEQWVTEEAGHLCNAFTAQAGLADKVFPGQKTFFTMVNKLVTEHKRTWDPDQPPRDLTDAFLAEMEKAKGNPESSFNEANLHLVVLDLFGAGIVTSSITLTWALLLMILHPDVQCRVQQEIDEVIGQVRPPEMADLARMPYTNAVIHEVQRFADIVPMNLPHKTSRDIEVQGFLIPKGTTLIPNLSSVLKDETVWEKPLRFHPEHFLDAQGHFVKPEAFMPFSAGRRACLGEPLARMELFLFFTCLLQRFSFSVPAGQPQPSDYGVFSFLVSPSPYQLCAFTR, encoded by the exons ATGGAGCTGCTGACTGGGACtggcctgtggcctgtggccATATTCACAGTCATCTTCATATTACTGGTGGACCTGATGCACCGGCGCCAGCGCTGGACTTCTCGCTACCCACCAGGCCCTGTGCCATGGCCTGTGTTGGGTAACCTGCTGCAGGTAGACCTGGATAACATGCCATACAGCTTGTACAAG CTTCAAAACCGCTATGGTGACGTGTTCAGTCTTCAGATGGCCTGGAAGCCCGTGGTCGTGATCAGCGGACTGAAGGCTGTTCGGGAAGTGCTGGTGACCTGTGGAGAGGACACAGCTGACCGCCCTGAAATGCCCATCCTTCAACACCGAGGCTATGGGCAAAAAGCTAAAG GTGTGGTCCTTGCACCTTACGGACCTGAATGGCGAGAGCAGAGGCGATTCTCTGTGTCGACCCTGCGCAACTTCGGACTGGGCAAGAAATCGCTGGAGCAGTGGGTGACAGAGGAGGCTGGCCACCTCTGTAATGCTTTCACCGCCCAGGCTG GGTTGGCTGACAAAGTCTTCCCTGGGCAAAAGACATTTTTCACCATGGTGAATAAGCTGGTGACTGAGCACAAGAGGACCTGGGACCCTGACCAGCCACCTCGTGACCTGACTGATGCCTTTCTGGCTGAAATGGAGAAA GCAAAGGGGAACCCTGAGAGTAGCTTCAATGAAGCAAATCTACATCTGGTTGTCCTTGACCTGTTTGGTGCTGGGATTGTGACGAGTTCAATCACTCTGACCTGGGCCCTGCTGCTCATGATTCTGCATCCAGATGTGCAGT GCCGAGTACAACAGGAAATCGACGAGGTCATAGGGCAGGTGCGGCCACCAGAGATGGCAGACTTGGCCCGCATGCCCTACACCAATGCTGTCATTCATGAGGTGCAACGCTTTGCAGACATTGTCCCAATGAACTTGCCACATAAGACTTCTCGTGATATTGAAGTACAGGGTTTTCTTATCCCTAAG GGGACGACCCTCATCCCCAACCTGTCCTCCGTGCTGAAGGATGAGACTGTCTGGGAGAAGCCCCTCCGCTTCCATCCTGAACACTTCCTGGATGCCCAGGGCCACTTTGTGAAACCTGAGGCCTTCATGCCATTCTCAGCAG GCCGAAGAGCATGCCTGGGGGAGCCCCTGGCCCGCATGgagctcttcctcttcttcacctgcCTCCTGCAGCGCTTTAGCTTCTCAGTGCCCGCTGGACAGCCCCAGCCCAGTGACTATGGcgtcttttcatttctggttaGCCCCTCCCCCTACCAGCTCTGTGCATTCACACGTTAG
- the LOC110334795 gene encoding cytochrome P450 2D3 isoform X2, with amino-acid sequence MELLTGTGLWPVAIFTVIFILLVDLMHRRQRWTSRYPPGPVPWPVLGNLLQVDLDNMPYSLYKLQNRYGDVFSLQMAWKPVVVISGLKAVREVLVTCGEDTADRPEMPILQHRGYGQKAKGVVLAPYGPEWREQRRFSVSTLRNFGLGKKSLEQWVTEEAGHLCNAFTAQAGSRKAYHILRLLQVLNTFPILLHIPGLADKVFPGQKTFFTMVNKLVTEHKRTWDPDQPPRDLTDAFLAEMEKAKGNPESSFNEANLHLVVLDLFGAGIVTSSITLTWALLLMILHPDVQCRVQQEIDEVIGQVRPPEMADLARMPYTNAVIHEVQRFADIVPMNLPHKTSRDIEVQGFLIPKGTTLIPNLSSVLKDETVWEKPLRFHPEHFLDAQGHFVKPEAFMPFSAGRRACLGEPLARMELFLFFTCLLQRFSFSVPAGQPQPSDYGVFSFLVSPSPYQLCAFTR; translated from the exons ATGGAGCTGCTGACTGGGACtggcctgtggcctgtggccATATTCACAGTCATCTTCATATTACTGGTGGACCTGATGCACCGGCGCCAGCGCTGGACTTCTCGCTACCCACCAGGCCCTGTGCCATGGCCTGTGTTGGGTAACCTGCTGCAGGTAGACCTGGATAACATGCCATACAGCTTGTACAAG CTTCAAAACCGCTATGGTGACGTGTTCAGTCTTCAGATGGCCTGGAAGCCCGTGGTCGTGATCAGCGGACTGAAGGCTGTTCGGGAAGTGCTGGTGACCTGTGGAGAGGACACAGCTGACCGCCCTGAAATGCCCATCCTTCAACACCGAGGCTATGGGCAAAAAGCTAAAG GTGTGGTCCTTGCACCTTACGGACCTGAATGGCGAGAGCAGAGGCGATTCTCTGTGTCGACCCTGCGCAACTTCGGACTGGGCAAGAAATCGCTGGAGCAGTGGGTGACAGAGGAGGCTGGCCACCTCTGTAATGCTTTCACCGCCCAGGCTG GCAGCAGGAAAGCCTACCATATTCTACGGCTGTTACAGGTTCTGAACACATTCCCAATTCTCCTGCACATCCCAGGGTTGGCTGACAAAGTCTTCCCTGGGCAAAAGACATTTTTCACCATGGTGAATAAGCTGGTGACTGAGCACAAGAGGACCTGGGACCCTGACCAGCCACCTCGTGACCTGACTGATGCCTTTCTGGCTGAAATGGAGAAA GCAAAGGGGAACCCTGAGAGTAGCTTCAATGAAGCAAATCTACATCTGGTTGTCCTTGACCTGTTTGGTGCTGGGATTGTGACGAGTTCAATCACTCTGACCTGGGCCCTGCTGCTCATGATTCTGCATCCAGATGTGCAGT GCCGAGTACAACAGGAAATCGACGAGGTCATAGGGCAGGTGCGGCCACCAGAGATGGCAGACTTGGCCCGCATGCCCTACACCAATGCTGTCATTCATGAGGTGCAACGCTTTGCAGACATTGTCCCAATGAACTTGCCACATAAGACTTCTCGTGATATTGAAGTACAGGGTTTTCTTATCCCTAAG GGGACGACCCTCATCCCCAACCTGTCCTCCGTGCTGAAGGATGAGACTGTCTGGGAGAAGCCCCTCCGCTTCCATCCTGAACACTTCCTGGATGCCCAGGGCCACTTTGTGAAACCTGAGGCCTTCATGCCATTCTCAGCAG GCCGAAGAGCATGCCTGGGGGAGCCCCTGGCCCGCATGgagctcttcctcttcttcacctgcCTCCTGCAGCGCTTTAGCTTCTCAGTGCCCGCTGGACAGCCCCAGCCCAGTGACTATGGcgtcttttcatttctggttaGCCCCTCCCCCTACCAGCTCTGTGCATTCACACGTTAG